CTCGTCGAGCAGGTCGTCTAAGTCGATGCCGGTCCCCTCGCGGGTGCTCATCCCGCCGTCGGGGAGGTTGACCCACGAATAAAAGACCTGCCGGAGGGCGTCGGTGTCGTTGCCAAGCAGGTCCAGCGCCGCGGAGAGCTGGTCGGCCTGGAGCTTGTGGTCCTCCCCCAGCACCGTCACGGCACGGTCGTAGTTCTCGAACTTCCACTCGTGGTGGGCCAGGTCCCGCGTGGTGTACAGGGAGGTGCCGTCCGAGCGCAGGAAGACGAGGTGCTTCTCGAAGTCCGGCAGGTCCAGCTGCCAGGCGTCGTCCTCGTAGACCGCACAGTCCAGTTCCTTCAGGCGGCCCACCAGGTCGTCGGTGGAGCCGTCGCGCATGAATCGGGTCTCCTTGACGAACTCGTCGAACTCTGCGGGGAGGCGTTCGAGGGTGCCGCGCATCCCGCCCAGCACAGTATCGACAACCTCGGCGACTCGTTCGTAGGTGTCCTCGTCGCCCGCCTCGAGGCCCTGCAGGATGGCCTGGACCTCGGCCTCGGCCGACTCGACGCGCTCCGGGTCGGCCTCCTCCAGGAACTGGTTGCCCTTGCGGTAGTAGCGGACCATCTCGTACTCGGGGGAGTCCCGTTCCGGTTCGGGCAGGTCGCTCTCGTCGAATGTCTCGTAGGCCCACGTGAACACCGCGATCTGGCGGCCCGCGTCGTTGACGTAGTAGTGGCGGTCGACGTCGTAGCCGGCGTAATCGAGCACGCGTGCGACGGCGTCCCCGATGATGGGGTTGCGCGCCCGACCGACGTGGACCGGGCCGGTGGGGTTGGCCGAGGTGTGTTCGACGACGACGCTCTCGTGTCTGGCGGGCAGGCGACCGTAGTCGGCGTCGGTCGCGGCGTCGAGCGTGTCCGCGAAGTACGCGTCGCTGGGCAGAAAGTTGACGTAGGGGCCCTGAGTCGCGACCGTGCTGACGTAGGGCAGGGCCGCGGCGTCTATCTCGTCGGCGACCCGGGCGGCGACCTCCGGCGGCGGGGCGCCGACCTCACCGGCGAGGCGGAAGGCCACGCTCGAGGCGAGGACGGCGTCGACGTCCGCCGGCGGCTCCTCGATACCGAGGTCGTCGGTCGGCAGGTCGAGACGCGTGAGCGCGGACTCGAGGGCGTCCTCGACCTCCGCGCGGAGCTGCAGGAACATACGCCCGGCTTTCGCGGCGGGGGGTAAATGGGTAACGAAAGGCCCGATCGGTCAGGTAAGCAGCCGGGGGCCAAAGACCATCAGGACGAGCCCGCCGATCATCGACAGGGTGACCGTCAGCGTGACAGCCGTGGTCAGGCGCCGCCGGTCCGGGATCGGCAGCCGGGAGACGAACGACTCCGTCGTCGTCCGGAGGATGTGCCCGCCGTCGAGCGGGAACGTCGGCACGCAGTTGAACTGCCCGATGACGACGTTTATCCACCCGGTCCAGAACAGCGCGTTAGCCAGGACGAAGACGCCGCCGGTACCGAGGGCGGAAAGCGGTCCCTGGACGGTATAGAAGCTCGTCGCGATGCCGGTGAAGCCGGCGAAGTTGTAGCCGAAGCCGCCGGCGACCCCGATAAAGGGCAGGATGAGCACGCCGAAGACTCGCTGGGCGAACGAAAAGCCCCGGTCGGCCGTCGGGTCGTCCGTCTCGCCGCCGATGAAAGAGAGGAAGGTGGCGGCGGGGTACTCGTCGATGCCGAAGTCGTCGACGGAGACGCCGCTGACCCCCGCCAGCGCGTTGATACCGAGGATGCCGTTGTCGGACCCTGCGGTCGACCCGAGCGTGACGTCGTACGTCCGGCGCTCGCCGTCGACGTAGCCGGTGACGGTCACCCGGTCGCCCGGGCTGGTCCGATCGAGCGCGGTCAGGAGTGCCTGGGAGTCGTGAATCCGCTGGCCGTCGAGCTCGGTGACGACCATGGACCCGCCGGCGGGGCCACCCGCGTCGGCCAGCGCACCGCCCTCGGCCACGAGGACGTAACTGCCAAGCGGCATGGTCACCGTCCGGCCGCCCTCGGTCTGGAGCGTCGCGACAGTGGTGTTGCGCGCGGCCCGTTCGAACTCGCTGCGGGTGCTCACCGCCGTCCCGTTGACCGCGGTGATGGTGTCCCCGTTGCGCAGTTGCGAGCTCTGGACGGCGCTGGCGACGACGACGGCCCGCTCGACGGGGACGGCCTCGCCGTCGCGCCGCGAGACGGTCACGGTCTGGTTGTCGGTCGCCGCGAGGACTGCCTCGAGGTCGCGCCCGTTCGCGACGGGGTCGCCGTCGACGGCCGTGATGACGTCGCCGGACTCGAGGCCGGCGTCGGCGGCTGGCGTCCCTTCCAGCGTCCCCCCGACCGGGACGCCGTCGACGACGGCGATGGCGCCCGCGACGGGTCCAAACAGGAGGACGAGCGCGACCAGGGCCAGCGCGAAGTTGTTCGTCACGCCCGCGGCGTACATCCGGGTCTGTGCGCCCCGGTCCGACTTCAGGAGCGCCTCCTCGTCGGGTTCGACGAAGGCTCCGACGGGGACCACGGTCAGCATCGCCAGCCCCATCGACTCGATGTCGATGTCCTCGACCCGGCAGAGCAGTCCGTGGCCGCCCTCGTGGACGACCAGGCCAAGCACCAGGCCCAGGACGATCTCGGGCGCCACCGAGAGCGGGAGGAAGTCGTTGACGCCGGGGATCGCCAGCGCGTTGCGCGGTTCGTTCAGCGCGGAGGGCTGTGGGTCGAGGATCGCCTGGACGGCCCCGACGGCGACCAGCAGGAAGGACCCGACCATCACGACGATGGCGATGCCGACACCCAGGTTCCCCCAGGCCCGCCAGAACCGCTTCGGGCGGGCCAGCCAGGTCAGGAACGCCTTTCCGCGCTGGGTGTGTATCGTCGTGATCGGGCCGCTGAACCGGACGTACTCGGGTACCACGCCACGGGCACGGAGGACCATCGCCACGAAACTGTAGGCGACGAGGCCCGCGAGGACCCACGTCAGCGTGCTCACCATCTACCGCTATGGAAGGGGCACCGATTCAAGAGGGTTTGGTTCCACGCAGTCGGCCAGTCAGTGGGCGTCACGACAGCGAGCGATGGTCCCGCAGACGACGGTCGGGACCGACCACCCGGCCATGGACGCGGCGACCGTCGCCCCGGCGAGGTGGAGGGCACTGCGGCGGTCCATCCGTGCCGACCGGCCGGGCGACAGATCAGTGTACCGACCGGCCTACGCCTCGCGGCGGAGCCGGTCGACGACGAACTCGCGGTCGAGTTTCGCGATGAACGGGCCCAGTTGCGGGCCCTGCGTGTCGTCGAACAGCAGGCGGTAGCCCGCCGCGAAGAACTCGCCGATGTCGATGTCGTGGCGTTTCGCCGTCTCGTATATCTCGCCCTGGATCTCGTCGCCGTCGTGGCCCTCCGCCACGAAATCGGCCAGTTCGTCCAGCGCGGCCTGGGTCGCCACGTCGAACTCGGCGTCCGGCATCGCGGTTCGCTTGAGCTCGTAGTCGAACTCGTTGCCGGTCCGGCGGGCCCAGTTGCGGGCGCGCTCGACCCGCGCCAGGGCACTCTCGACGGCCCACTCGGGGGCGTCGTCGGGGATGTGGCCCTCGTTTCGTGCGATCTCCTCGCGCAGGTCGGGGTCGTCGGTCATCCCCAGCACGGCGGCGAAGGTGTAGGGGATACGCAGACGCTCCTGGCGGGGGTCGTCGACGACCATCGGGTAGGCGCGCTCGGCCAGTTCCCGCTCGTCGTCCTCGCGGGGCTCCACTTCGCCGAAGTACACCCGCTCGAACGCGTCGAACTCGTCGACGAGCTGGTCGACGTGCTCGACCGAGAAGTCCCGCTGCTTGCGGGGGTTCTTCACGAAGAAGTACCGGAAGACCTCCGGTTCCAGCAGGTCGAGCACCTCGTCGACCGTGACGACGTTGCCCGACGACGAGGAGAGCGGTTCGCCGTCGAGCGTGAACCACTCGTAGACCATCGGGACGGGCGGCCGGATGTCCAAGACGTTCTCGGCGACGTCCTCGCCGGAGGGCCAGGAGCCCTCGGCGTGGTCCTTGCCGAACGGCTCGAAGTCCACGCCCAGAATCTCCCACTGGGCGGGCCACTCGAAGCGCCACGGGAGCTTGCCGTCCCGGAGCGAGGCGACGCCCTCGTGGCCACAGCCCTCGATCGTCTGGTCGCCGGCCTCGACGTCCGTACAGACGTAGTGGACCTCGCCGGCGTCCAGGTCGACGTCCGTGACGCCCTCGGTGAGTTTTCCGCATTCCTCACACTGGGGGACGAACGGGACGTACTCCTCGTCGACCTTGTTCTGGTAGTCGGCGAGCACCTCGCGGGCCCGGTCGGCGCGGTCGAGCACCCGCCGGGTGACCGCCTCGAACTCCCCTTCGGCGTACAGCCGGGTGTTCGAGACGAACTCGACGTCGACGCCGACGAGGTCGGCGCTCTTTTTCAGCAGGTTCGTGAAGTGCGCGCCGTAGGAGTCACAGCAGCCGAAGGGGTCGGGGATGTCGGTGTAGGGCTTGCCGAGGTTCCGGCCGAGCGCGCCCGCGTCGACCTCACCTAGGCCGACGACGTTCCACTCCAGGTCGGCGAGTTGCCGGGGGACCTTCCGCAGGCGGTCCTTGTCGTCGGCGGTGAAGACCTGCCGGACCTCGTGGCCGCGGTCGCGCAGCGCTTCGGCGACGAAGTAGCCTCGCATTATCTCGTTGAAGTGGCCAATGTGGGGCACGCCCGAGGGAGAGACGCCGCCCTTGACGACGATGGGGTCCTCGGGGTCGCGAGCCTCGACGGCGTCGGCGACAGAGTCGGCCCAGAACGCCCGCCGGCCGCCGCGACCGACCTCGTACGGGTCTTCGGCCATCTCAGGCCCCCGGAACGATGGCGGTACCGTCGACGTCGTCGTCCTGGACGGCCTGCCGGACGCGGTCGGGGTCAGTCCCGTCGAGGACGACCGTCTCGATGCCCGAGCGCTGGATGACCTTCGCGGCCAGCAGGTCGACGGGCGCGTTGCTCCCGGCGTTCATCTCGTTGCCGACGACGATGTCGACGAGTTCGTCGGCAGTGAGCTCGTCGAAGCGTGTCGCGTCGGGGTCCTCGTTCGGATCGGCGTCGTAGACGCCGGGGACCGAGGTGGCATAGACGAGCAGGTCGGCGTCGACGTACTCGGCGAACGAGGCGGCGACGGCGTCGGTGGTCTGAGCGGCGACGATACCCCCCAGGACCGGCACCTCGCCCCGGCGCATGGTCGCCCGGCCCTCGTCGTAACTCTCGGCCGGCGCGGGCGCGGCCAGGTCATCGAGCGCGGCCGTCAGCAGGCGCCCGTTCAGGCGCGTGACGGCGATGCCCAGCTGGTCGAGTTCGATCTCGTTTGCGCCCAGTTCGCGGGCGGCACCGATGTACTTCCGTGCGGTGGGCCCGCCGCCCACCACGGCGCCGAGGCGGTGACCCGCGTCCACGAGCGCCTGGACGACGTCCGCGTAGGCTTCGACTCGGTCTGATTCCAGGTCGGGGGCCAGGACGCTCCCGCCGACTGAGACGACGACTTTCATTGGCCCGGCGTAGCCACGATGCGGTCTTAAGGGTTGTCAAGCCCACTGACCAACCGGCCGCCTCGACCGGCAGACGCCACACTATATCCGGCAACATGCTCCGTTAAATGCGCCACTGGGTACGTGAGAAATCGGTTTTACACAGGCTATATAGCAACGACATCCGGACTCGATTTTACCGACGCTAAAGCGTTCGTAAAATGTCTAAGCGCCTCTCGAACCGTCGTAAAAGGACGATTTTTCGTTGATTTCGGCTGAAAGTGACCGAAGAGACTCGAAGGTTCCTTCCTTTATATACTCGTCCCGCAGCAAGGGGGTAGTGAGGTGACACAGATGAGCGCGACAGTTTCCCCTGCTACGAAAGAAGAGCCCTCCAAAGAAGAACGCCTGCAGTCCTTCCTCACCAAGAAGGCGGCCGACGGCGAGATGTACTTCAAGAGCAAGTTCATCGCGGACGAAGTCGGCCTCTCCCCGAAGGAGATCGGCGCGCTGATGGTCAAGCTGAAAGACAGCGCGTCCGAGCTCGAGGTCGAGAAGTGGTCCTACACCAGCGCGACCACCTGGCGCGTCGAACCCGCGTAACCGCCCCAGCCGGTCCCCTCTACCGTCGAGTGTTCGCGCTTTCGGACCCACCCGGTCGGCCCGACCCGGCGGGTCCACCGAACGCTATGCCATCACGCGCCCGGATAGCCGACCTTACCCGGGTAGTACGGTCCTTCGGCCCGGTATGGCCGACAGTATATTAGTAGCCAGCGCCCATATCGAGTGACGATGAGCCGCTCCGCCGACGACCCACCCGCGCCGGCCGAGTTCTCGGACGTGTTCTTCGTGACGGCCGTGCGGCGCGACGGGGAGGCGGTCAGGTACGTCGGTGACTCGCTGGTCCCGCCGGAGGCGCTCCTCGCCGAGCTCCGCCCCCGGTTCCGCGAGCGGGGCTATACGCTCTCCCTCCAGCGGCGGTCGGCCGCCACGGGGCCGACGGACGGGGGGACGACGCTCGACAGTCCGTCGGGAGGCCGGACCGCCCCGTACGAACTCGTCGCCGAACCCACCGGGACCGACACGGGCGGCGTACCGTGGCTGAACGTGGTCCTCTTGCTCGTGACTGTCGCCTCGACGCTGTACGTCGGCGCCAGCCGGTGGTACTACATCCCGGTCTTCGAACAGCCCTGGCGCGTCATCGAGGCCTGGCCGTTCGTCGTCGCGATGCTGGGCGTGCTGGGCATCCACGAGCTGGGCCACTACGCGGCCGCGCGGTACCACGGCGTCGACGTGACGCTTCCCTACTTCATCCCGTTCCCGTCGCTGCTGGGGACGATGGGTGCGGTCATCAACATCCGCGGCCGCATCCCGGACCGGACGGTCCTGTTCGACATCGGCGTCGCCGGCCCGCTTGCGGGCCTGGTCGCGACGGCCGTCGTGACAGTCGTCGGCCTCTCGCTCGACCCCATCACCGTCCCCGAGCGGGTCGCAGAGGGGGGCGCGAACTTCGTCATCACCTTCCAGGACCCGCTGCTCCTGCAGGCGCTCGAGTTCATGGTGCGGTCGGCCGGGCTCGGCGCGGAGTACGGGCCCGGCACGGCCGTCCACCCCATCGTCTTCGCCGGGTGGGCCGGGATGTTCTTCACCTTCCTGAACCTGCTGCCGGTCGGGCAACTCGACGGCGGGCACATCGTCCGCGCGATTCTGGGCCCGCGCCAGGAGACGGTCGCCGCGGCCGTCCCGGGTGGCCTGTTCGCGCTCGCCGGCTTCCTCTATTTCACCCGCGATCCGCCGCCCGTCGGCTTCGGCGTCTGGACGCTGTGGGTGTTCTGGGGGCTGTTCGCGACCGGCCTGGCGTACGCCGGCCCGGCGAGGCCCACCGTCGACGACACGCTCGACCGCCGGCGGGTCGCCATCGGCGTGGTGACCTTCGCGCTGGGCCTGGCCTGTTTCACGCCGGTCCCGTTCGAGATCGTTGCTGCCTGACCCGAGAGTCAGTGCGAGTAGCCCCGGTCCGGCAACGGATCGCCGTCGAGCATCACGCCCGACTGGGTGACCCTGCCGATGCGATGGAGCGGGCAGGGGACCGCCTGGCGGGCATCGTCGAAGTCCGGTTCCGGCACCGTACAGACGAGTTCGAAGTCCTCGCCGAGAAAGAGGCCCAGTTCGCGGCGCTCCGCGGCGTCCGCTGCCACCCCATCGACGCGCTCGTCGATGGGCAGGGGCGACTCGATAGCGGCCCCACAGTCGCTGGCCGCCGTCAGCTGGTGGAGCGATCGGGCCAACCCGTCGCTGGAGTCCAGCATCGCCGTCGCGTGTGGGCGAAGCGCGGTCCCGGCGGCCACTCGCGGTTGGAAGCGAAAGAGGGCGTTCGCGCGCTCGATTTCGCCCCGCTCGAACAGTTCGAGGGCGACCCCGGTCCGGCCCAGCGTCCCGGTGACACAGACCGCCTCGCCCGGCGAGGCCCCGGAGCGCAGGACGGGGTCGTCGACCTCGCCCAGCGCCGTCGTCGCGACGGTGAACTCCTCGTGGCCGTCGAGGTCGCCACCGACGTACTCGGCGCCGACGGCGTCACAGACGTCGCTCGCCCCGTCGACGAACGACAGGAGGTCCTCTGCGTCGAACGCTGGCACCCCGTAGACGGCCACCGCGGCCGTCGCCCGAGCGCCCATCGCCGCCACGTCCGAGAGCGAGGCACCGACGGCCCGCCAGCCGGCCGTGTAGCGGGTCGTCCCGTCCGGGAAGTCGGTTCGGTCGTGGAGCATGTCCGTCGTGAGGACCTGGCCGTCGACGACGGCACAGTCGTCGCCGGCCGCCGACAACCGATCGCCGATGAGCGCGAGTGCGGCCTGTTCGTCCATACCGTCCAGTGGTGACCGGCGGGCAAAACGGTCGGGGATTGCGGTGCCTTCATACCCACGACGCCCGACGGCACCGATATGGACGAGAGCCGGTGGGCGACGGTCCTTGGCTTCGCTGGCACGCTGGTCGTGCTCTCGGCGCTCGTGGTGGTCGTCGGCGTCGACGACACCGTCCGGGCGCTGACCCGTGCCGACCCGGGGGCGGTGGTGGTGGTGGTCGCCATCGCCGTCGTCTGGCTCACCTCGTGGGGCCTGGCGCTGTGGACCATCCTCCGCGCGCTGAACGCACCCATCGCGGCGCACCGCGCAGTACTGCTCTTTGCGGGTGCCGTCTTCTCGAACAACGTCACGCCCTTCGGCCAGGCGGGCGGGGAACCGCTCAGCGCCCTGCTCATCTCGACGGCCGCTGACAGCGAGTACGAGACCGGCCTGGCGGCCATCGCCAGCGTCGACACCATCCACTTCGTCCCCTCGGTGGGCTACGCCATCGTCGGGTTCACCTTCGTCGCGGCCGGCGCGGTCCGGCTCGGGCGGAACCTCATCTTCGCCGCCGCCGCCGTGGCCGTCCTGGCCGTCGGCCTCCCCGTCGGCGCGTACCTGGGCTGGCGGTACCGATACGAGCTCGAGGCCGCCGTCGTCAGGCTCTTCACCCCCGTCATCCGCTTCCTCGGTCGCATCGCACCCCGTCGCTCGCCGCCCACCGCCCGGATGATCGAGGACCGCATCGAGAGCTTCTTCCAGGCCATCGACCGCGTCGCGACCGACCGGTGGACGCTGCTCCAGACGCTCGGGTTCTCGGCGCTCGGGTGGGCCTGTCTGGCCGCCTCGCTGTGGACGTCGCTGTACGCCGTCGGGTACAGCGTCCCGCCGTCGACGGTGCTACTCGTGGTCCCGGTCGGCAGCATCGCCAGTCTCGCCCCGCTTCCCGGCGGATCCGGCGCCATCGAGGCCGTCCTGGTGACGCTGCTCGTCTCGACGGCACCGGTGCCGGCGGCGGCGGCCACCTCCGCCGTCCTCGTCCACCGCGGTGCGACCTACCTGCTCCCGACGATCGTCGGCAGCGGCGTCGCGACGGCGCTGGGCGTCGACCGCGCCGTCGAGTTGAACCGCGAGGACGAGTGAGCCGACGGTCCCCGGCGAGGGAGCACGTGAACGGTTCACTCTCCGGACCAGGGAACGATGCGCTTAAATGACGGCGACGGAAAGAAAGCGGCAATGACGACACTCTACGACGTTCCCGCCGAGGACCTCATCGAGGCCCTCACGGAGACGCTCGCCGAGGAGGACGCCATCGAAGCACCGGAGTGGGCCGCGTTCACCAAGACCGGCGTCGACAAGGAACTACCCCCGGAACAGGAGGACTTCTGGCAGCGACGCGCCGCCAGCCTGCTCCGCAAGGTCGCCGTCGACGGCCCCGTCGGGGTCAACCGCCTGAAGACCGAGTACGGCAGTTCCAAGCAGGGCACGACCCGCTATCGGGTCCGACCACACCAGAAGGTCGACGGGTCGGGGAACATCGTCCGGACCGCCCTCCAGCAGCTCGAAGAGGCCGGCTACGTCGAGACCAGCGAGAACGACGGCCGCCGCGTCACCGGCGAGGGCCGGAGCCTCCTCGACGACACCGCCAGCGAGGTGCTCGAGTCCCTCGACCGTCCGGACCTCGAACGCTACGCCTGACCACCGCTCTCTAGTTCTTCCGTCACTCACGACCGCCTCGAGC
The DNA window shown above is from Haloarcula halobia and carries:
- the argS gene encoding arginine--tRNA ligase, translating into MFLQLRAEVEDALESALTRLDLPTDDLGIEEPPADVDAVLASSVAFRLAGEVGAPPPEVAARVADEIDAAALPYVSTVATQGPYVNFLPSDAYFADTLDAATDADYGRLPARHESVVVEHTSANPTGPVHVGRARNPIIGDAVARVLDYAGYDVDRHYYVNDAGRQIAVFTWAYETFDESDLPEPERDSPEYEMVRYYRKGNQFLEEADPERVESAEAEVQAILQGLEAGDEDTYERVAEVVDTVLGGMRGTLERLPAEFDEFVKETRFMRDGSTDDLVGRLKELDCAVYEDDAWQLDLPDFEKHLVFLRSDGTSLYTTRDLAHHEWKFENYDRAVTVLGEDHKLQADQLSAALDLLGNDTDALRQVFYSWVNLPDGGMSTREGTGIDLDDLLDEAIDRAREEVESRLEDRTRNDLDDEDVERIAHQVGIGAVRYDIVSKQPTKGITFEWDRALDFEAQSAPYVQYVHARCCGILSEARNRASDSRAVEPRDDEVEAEVPAAPDADALDEPEERDLLRVLARFPAVVETAADDLQPHTVATYTRDLAETFNAFYRECPVLDAEPETRAARLALVAGTRHAVANALDVLGVAAPDSM
- a CDS encoding PDZ domain-containing protein, yielding MVSTLTWVLAGLVAYSFVAMVLRARGVVPEYVRFSGPITTIHTQRGKAFLTWLARPKRFWRAWGNLGVGIAIVVMVGSFLLVAVGAVQAILDPQPSALNEPRNALAIPGVNDFLPLSVAPEIVLGLVLGLVVHEGGHGLLCRVEDIDIESMGLAMLTVVPVGAFVEPDEEALLKSDRGAQTRMYAAGVTNNFALALVALVLLFGPVAGAIAVVDGVPVGGTLEGTPAADAGLESGDVITAVDGDPVANGRDLEAVLAATDNQTVTVSRRDGEAVPVERAVVVASAVQSSQLRNGDTITAVNGTAVSTRSEFERAARNTTVATLQTEGGRTVTMPLGSYVLVAEGGALADAGGPAGGSMVVTELDGQRIHDSQALLTALDRTSPGDRVTVTGYVDGERRTYDVTLGSTAGSDNGILGINALAGVSGVSVDDFGIDEYPAATFLSFIGGETDDPTADRGFSFAQRVFGVLILPFIGVAGGFGYNFAGFTGIATSFYTVQGPLSALGTGGVFVLANALFWTGWINVVIGQFNCVPTFPLDGGHILRTTTESFVSRLPIPDRRRLTTAVTLTVTLSMIGGLVLMVFGPRLLT
- the lysS gene encoding lysine--tRNA ligase, encoding MAEDPYEVGRGGRRAFWADSVADAVEARDPEDPIVVKGGVSPSGVPHIGHFNEIMRGYFVAEALRDRGHEVRQVFTADDKDRLRKVPRQLADLEWNVVGLGEVDAGALGRNLGKPYTDIPDPFGCCDSYGAHFTNLLKKSADLVGVDVEFVSNTRLYAEGEFEAVTRRVLDRADRAREVLADYQNKVDEEYVPFVPQCEECGKLTEGVTDVDLDAGEVHYVCTDVEAGDQTIEGCGHEGVASLRDGKLPWRFEWPAQWEILGVDFEPFGKDHAEGSWPSGEDVAENVLDIRPPVPMVYEWFTLDGEPLSSSSGNVVTVDEVLDLLEPEVFRYFFVKNPRKQRDFSVEHVDQLVDEFDAFERVYFGEVEPREDDERELAERAYPMVVDDPRQERLRIPYTFAAVLGMTDDPDLREEIARNEGHIPDDAPEWAVESALARVERARNWARRTGNEFDYELKRTAMPDAEFDVATQAALDELADFVAEGHDGDEIQGEIYETAKRHDIDIGEFFAAGYRLLFDDTQGPQLGPFIAKLDREFVVDRLRREA
- the pyrH gene encoding UMP kinase gives rise to the protein MKVVVSVGGSVLAPDLESDRVEAYADVVQALVDAGHRLGAVVGGGPTARKYIGAARELGANEIELDQLGIAVTRLNGRLLTAALDDLAAPAPAESYDEGRATMRRGEVPVLGGIVAAQTTDAVAASFAEYVDADLLVYATSVPGVYDADPNEDPDATRFDELTADELVDIVVGNEMNAGSNAPVDLLAAKVIQRSGIETVVLDGTDPDRVRQAVQDDDVDGTAIVPGA
- a CDS encoding DUF7123 family protein; this translates as MSATVSPATKEEPSKEERLQSFLTKKAADGEMYFKSKFIADEVGLSPKEIGALMVKLKDSASELEVEKWSYTSATTWRVEPA
- a CDS encoding site-2 protease family protein, yielding MSRSADDPPAPAEFSDVFFVTAVRRDGEAVRYVGDSLVPPEALLAELRPRFRERGYTLSLQRRSAATGPTDGGTTLDSPSGGRTAPYELVAEPTGTDTGGVPWLNVVLLLVTVASTLYVGASRWYYIPVFEQPWRVIEAWPFVVAMLGVLGIHELGHYAAARYHGVDVTLPYFIPFPSLLGTMGAVINIRGRIPDRTVLFDIGVAGPLAGLVATAVVTVVGLSLDPITVPERVAEGGANFVITFQDPLLLQALEFMVRSAGLGAEYGPGTAVHPIVFAGWAGMFFTFLNLLPVGQLDGGHIVRAILGPRQETVAAAVPGGLFALAGFLYFTRDPPPVGFGVWTLWVFWGLFATGLAYAGPARPTVDDTLDRRRVAIGVVTFALGLACFTPVPFEIVAA
- the thiL gene encoding thiamine-phosphate kinase — translated: MDEQAALALIGDRLSAAGDDCAVVDGQVLTTDMLHDRTDFPDGTTRYTAGWRAVGASLSDVAAMGARATAAVAVYGVPAFDAEDLLSFVDGASDVCDAVGAEYVGGDLDGHEEFTVATTALGEVDDPVLRSGASPGEAVCVTGTLGRTGVALELFERGEIERANALFRFQPRVAAGTALRPHATAMLDSSDGLARSLHQLTAASDCGAAIESPLPIDERVDGVAADAAERRELGLFLGEDFELVCTVPEPDFDDARQAVPCPLHRIGRVTQSGVMLDGDPLPDRGYSH
- a CDS encoding lysylphosphatidylglycerol synthase transmembrane domain-containing protein, yielding MDESRWATVLGFAGTLVVLSALVVVVGVDDTVRALTRADPGAVVVVVAIAVVWLTSWGLALWTILRALNAPIAAHRAVLLFAGAVFSNNVTPFGQAGGEPLSALLISTAADSEYETGLAAIASVDTIHFVPSVGYAIVGFTFVAAGAVRLGRNLIFAAAAVAVLAVGLPVGAYLGWRYRYELEAAVVRLFTPVIRFLGRIAPRRSPPTARMIEDRIESFFQAIDRVATDRWTLLQTLGFSALGWACLAASLWTSLYAVGYSVPPSTVLLVVPVGSIASLAPLPGGSGAIEAVLVTLLVSTAPVPAAAATSAVLVHRGATYLLPTIVGSGVATALGVDRAVELNREDE
- a CDS encoding 30S ribosomal protein S19e, with amino-acid sequence MTTLYDVPAEDLIEALTETLAEEDAIEAPEWAAFTKTGVDKELPPEQEDFWQRRAASLLRKVAVDGPVGVNRLKTEYGSSKQGTTRYRVRPHQKVDGSGNIVRTALQQLEEAGYVETSENDGRRVTGEGRSLLDDTASEVLESLDRPDLERYA